One Cucumis sativus cultivar 9930 chromosome 1, Cucumber_9930_V3, whole genome shotgun sequence DNA segment encodes these proteins:
- the LOC101218888 gene encoding berberine bridge enzyme-like 18, with translation MKYSSPLIPFSLILIVVSSSSLWVSASPHKHHNFLQCLSEHSSKSYPISKVVHTPINSSYSSVLNFSIRNLRFSKPETPKPLLIITPSHVSHIQAAVICSKSHGLQIRTRSGGHDYEGLSYVASHPFIILDLINLRSMKIDVESNTAWVESGTTLGELYYRIGEKSRTLAFPAGICPTVGVGGHFSGGGYGLMLRKFGLAADNVIDAYLVDANGKVHDRESMGEDLFWAIRGGGGGSFGIVVAWKIKLVSVPATVTMCNTYRNLKGDGIKLVHQWQYVANKLDENLFLGIILTGGNITTTQEGITNPIATFFSLFLGKVNELVATLSTTFPELGLIKQDCIETSWIESTLIASTGVQTVESLEPLLNRTPSNLENEKIKSDYIKEPISIATIEGIWQRLKAQDIETSQLIFIPYGGRMSQISESETPFSHRVGNLYKIGYILGWKEQSLKAKKKHISWIREIYEYMTPFVSKSPRSAYANYRDLDIGVNKKYGKTSVKQASIWGLKYFGNNFKRLVYVKTKVDPYDFFRHEQSIPTL, from the exons ATGAAGTACTCTTCTCCATTAATCCCTTTTTCGCTTATCCTTATTGTtgtatcttcatcttcattgtGGGTTTCAGCATCTCCCCATAAACATCATAACTTTCTTCAATGTCTTTCCGAGCATTCTTCAAAAAGTTATCCCATTTCAAAAGTGGTTCATACTCCAATCAactcttcttattcttctgtTTTGAACTTCTCCATTCGAAACCTCCGATTCTCAAAGCCTGAAACCCCAAAGCCACTCCTTATTATCACTCCCTCACATGTTTCTCACATTCAGGCAGCTGTCATATGCTCCAAATCTCACGGCTTACAAATCCGAACTCGGAGCGGCGGCCATGACTACGAGGGTCTTTCTTACGTTGCCTCTCACCCATTTATCATCCTTGACCTAATAAATCTCAG ATCCATGAAGATTGACGTTGAAAGCAACACTGCCTGGGTTGAGTCAGGTACAACTTTAGGAGAACTTTACTACAGAATTGGTGAGAAAAGTCGAACCTTAGCGTTTCCGGCGGGTATTTGTCCGACGGTGGGCGTTGGTGGGCACTTCAGTGGCGGTGGATACGGATTGATGCTGAGGAAATTTGGTCTTGCTGCAGACAATGTGATAGATGCTTATTTGGTTGATGCCAATGGGAAGGTTCATGATAGAGAGTCAATGGGGGAGGATTTGTTCTGGGCCATTAGAGGTGGCGGCGGAGGGAGTTTTGGAATTGTGGTGGCATGGAAGATCAAGCTGGTTTCAGTTCCGGCCACAGTGACGATGTGCAACACATACAGAAATTTGAAGGGAGATGGAATCAAGCTAGTCCATCAGTGGCAATATGTGGCTAACAAATTAGATGAAAATCTATTTCTTGGCATCATCTTGACTG GAGGGAATATTACAACGACTCAAGAAGGCATAACGAACCCAATAGCTACCTTCTTCTCTTTGTTTCTTGGAAAGGTAAATGAACTTGTGGCAACTTTGTCAACAACTTTTCCTGAGTTAGGTTTAATAAAACAAGACTGCATCGAAACGAGTTGGATCGAATCAACCCTCATTGCTTCTACTGGAGTTCAAACGGTCGAGTCCTTAGAACCTTTGCTCAATAGAACACCTTCCAAtcttgaaaacgaaaaaatcAAATCCGACTACATCAAGGAACCCATTTCCATTGCTACAATTGAGGGTATATGGCAAAGATTAAAGGCTCAAGATATAGAAACATCTCAACTCATATTTATTCCTTATGGAGGTAGAATGAGTCAAATTTCCGAGTCGGAAACTCCATTTTCACATAGAGTTGGAAATTTGTACAAGATTGGGTATATTCTAGGATGGAAGGAACAAAGTTTAAAggcaaagaaaaaacatataagtTGGATACGAGAGATTTACGAGTACATGACTccttttgtttcaaaatcacCAAGGTCTGCATATGCTAATTATAGAGATCTTGATATTGGAGTTAATAAGAAATATGGAAAGACAAGCGTGAAGCAAGCAAGCATTTGGGGGTTGAAGTATTTTGGAAACAATTTTAAGAGGTTGGTGTATGTTAAGACTAAGGTCGATCCTTATGATTTCTTTAGGCATGAACAAAGCATACCTACCCTCTAG
- the LOC105436149 gene encoding WAT1-related protein At3g30340 yields the protein MKPVVVMLSINLALAGVNILLKEILNEGISQLLIVVYRQTISSLFLLPIAYFWERKTRPQLTAYILFLLFISSLLGLTLTLYLFLIGLHFTSATFSCAFLNLVPVNTFILAVLFRMEKVNMKSKGGIAKVVGTLVCISGNLLLILYKGTPLTSPGSTNGKTNGGRATVEAYTQGKWLIGSLVLTGGCFMWSSWFLMQTRVGRVYPCQYSSTCIMSFFSALQSAVLHLIIDRKNSLFIVKGKFAILSLIYAGSVGSGLCYVGMSWCVKQKGPVFTAAFTPFMEIFAAIFDFFILHEQIHLGSVVGSVLIISGMYILLWGKDKEAKECVVKQTISIEEAYHKSNIPSTNTDALEQI from the exons ATGAAGCCGGTTGTGGTAATGCTTTCAATAAATCTTGCACTTGCTGGTGTGAACATACTACTTAAGGAGATTCTTAATGAAGGGATCAGTCAGCTACTCATTGTCGTTTATCGACAAACGATCTCCTCGCTTTTCTTGTTGCCAATTGCCTATTTTTGGGAAAG GAAAACTAGACCTCAGCTTACTGCTTACATCTTATTCCTCCTTTTCATCAGTTCCTTACTTGG GTTAACACTAACATTATACCTATTCCTAATTGGTCTACACTTCACCTCTGCAACTTTCTCTTGTGCATTTCTCAACCTAGTACCTGTAAACACGTTCATTCTAGCAGTATTGTTCCG TATGGAAAAAGTGAACATGAAAAGCAAGGGTGGAATTGCCAAAGTGGTAGGGACACTGGTGTGCATTTCAGGAAACTTACTATTGATTCTTTACAAAGGAACACCACTAACGAGCCCTGGATCGACAAATGGGAAAACAAACGGAGGTCGTGCAACGGTTGAAGCTTATACACAAGGAAAATGGTTAATAGGTTCATTGGTTTTGACTGGAGGGTGTTTTATGTGGTCATCTTGGTTCCTTATGCAAACAAGAGTTGGGAGGGTTTATCCGTGTCAATATTCTAGTACTTGTATTATGTCATTTTTCAGTGCCCTTCAATCAGCTGTTTTGCACTTGATTATAGACAGGAAGAACTCACTGTTCATTGTGAAAGGGAAATTTGCTATCTTAAGTCTCATATATGCT GGATCAGTGGGATCAGGGTTGTGTTATGTGGGAATGTCTTGGTGTGTAAAGCAAAAAGGGCCAGTTTTCACAGCTGCTTTTACCCCTTTTATGGAAATTTTTGCTGCCatatttgatttcttcatcttACATGAACAGATTCATCTAGGAAG TGTGGTAGGGTCAGTGTTGATCATAAGTGGAATGTACATTCTTCTATGGGGAAAAGACAAAGAAGCAAAGGAATGTGTAGTGAAGCAAACTATATCAATAGAAGAAGCCTATCATAAATCAAACATACCATCAACAAATACAGATGCATTGGAACAAATATAA
- the LOC101216940 gene encoding protein ALTERED PHOSPHATE STARVATION RESPONSE 1: protein MGCAASSIDEEERVKACRERKKLMKQLIGFRKEFADSLLAYLRALKNTGATLRQFTESETLELEDTIYGLASPPSPPPPLPPSPPPPPPFSPDLRKHGAEDAQKDELAQEESVVIDEDEDEDDHTPSPPILSSSWEYWDPFEHSAVHQQKKSETVGPVEEENWAETRSEFEEEDKKEEAVEDVVNPVPTTLEQRELISCISSTSSLHMKVATDMGMISWKNKKTLGAVVKELDEYFLKASGGIKEIAVLIDVTVGNDFPPHNFRENKRKRSNSAKVFNALSRRWSSSTLQFATDAAEFLGPNEPCRPGAHCITLKKLYAAEQRLQKDIKEEEGTNLEYKKKVLLLQKQEDEHHDWTKIEKTRQTVEGLESDIIRLRQAIGEHCASILALMDEELYPQLVALTSGLLHMWKIMSECHQVQNQISQQLNHHINNHDIDLSTDYHRRATAQLAAEITVWYSSFCNLVKYQREYVKTLCRWTQLTDFLVDHDRQSVCASVVLNICGKWQDTLERLPDKAASEAIKNLLSAINSLLLQQVEEQNLQRKYEKLDKRLQKEMHSLAEMEKKLGGNSLSEVGNDNLNSKNPLILKRAKTDALKKLVDTEKAKYLNSIQVSRAMTSNHLKTGLPNVFQALMGFASLSVKGMESVCSNVTPPQECCDDATVSSTN, encoded by the exons ATGGGTTGTGCTGCCTCAAGTATTGATGAGGAGGAGAGAGTGAAGGCTTGTAGGGAGAGGAAGAAGCTAATGAAACAGTTAATAGGGTTTAGGAAAGAATTTGCAGATTCCTTGCTAGCTTACTTGAGGGCATTGAAAAATACAGGTGCAACCCTTAGACAATTTACTGAGTCTGAAACATTGGAGCTTGAAGATACTATTTATGGCTTGGCATCTCCTCCATCACCACCTCCCCCTTTGCCTCCCTCTCCACCCCCACCTCCACCTTTTAGCCCTGATTTGAGGAAGCATGGTGCTGAAGATGCACAAAAAGATGAGCTTGCCCAAGAAGAAAGCGTAGTTATCGACGAGGATGAGGATGAGGATGATCACACTCCATCACCTCCAATCTTGAGCTCATCTTGGGAGTATTGGGATCCTTTTGAGCATTCTGCTGTgcatcaacaaaaaaagagtGAAACTGTGGGGCCAGTTGAAGAGGAAAATTGGGCAGAGACTAGAAGCGAATTTGAGGAAGAGGATAAGAAGGAGGAAGCTGTGGAAGATGTCGTGAATCCAGTACCTACGACTCTAGAGCAAAGGGAATTGATAAGTTGTATTTCTTCTACGAGTAGCTTGCATATGAAGGTGGCTACAGACATGGGCATGATATCAtggaaaaataagaaaacctTGGGAGCTGTGGTCAAGGAACTCGATGAGTATTTTCTTAAAGCATCGGGCGGCATAAAAGAAATAGCAGTTCTCATTGATGTCACTGTTGGAAACGATTTTCCACCCCATAATTTCAGGGAAAACAAGA GGAAGAGAAGCAATTCTGCTAAAGTGTTCAATGCATTATCGCGGAGGTGGTCATCTAGCACACTTCAGTTTGCCACAGATGCAGCTGAGTTTCTTGGTCCCAATGAACCGTGCCGACCTGGAGCTCATTGTATCACCCTAAAAAAGCTTTATGCAGCAGAACAAAGGCTTCAAAAGGACATtaag GAAGAAGAAGGTACCAATCTAgagtataaaaagaaagttttgcTACTACAAAAGCAAGAGGATGAGCATCATGATTGGACCAAAATTGAGAAAACTCGCCAGACTGTTGAGGGTTTGGAGTCTGACATAATACGTCTGCGGCAAGCTATAGGTGAACATTGTGCTTCTATATTGGCGCTAATGGATGAGGAACTGTATCCACAATTGGTTGCTTTAACTTCGGG GTTATTGCACATGTGGAAGATAATGTCTGAATGCCATCAAGTTCAGAATCAAATCTCCCAGCAGTTGAACCATCATATCAACAACCATGACATAGATCTAAGTACAGATTACCATCGCCGGGCCACAGCTCAGCTTGCAGCTGAGATAACAGTCTGGTACAGCAGCTTCTGCAATCTCGTAAAATATCAGCGAGAGTATGTAAAAACCCTCTGTAGGTGGACTCAACTTACTGACTTCCTTGTCGATCATGATAGACAGAGTGTTTGTGCATCTGTGGTTCTTAACATCTGTGGAAAATGGCAGGATACACTTGAAAGATTACCTGACAAG GCAGCTTCAGAGGCCATCAAGAATCTCTTGTCAGCCATAAACTCTCTACTACTCCAGCAAGTGGAGGAACAAAACCTCCAAAGGAAATACGAAAAGCTGGATAAGAGACTTCAAAAAGAGATGCACTCATTGGCGGAGATGGAAAAGAAACTTGGGGGAAACTCTCTGTCTGAAGTTGGAAATGACAATTTGAACTCCAAGAATCCTCTTATACTAAAGCGTGCAAAAACCGATGCCTTGAAGAAACTTGTTGATACCGAGAAGGCCAAATATCTAAACTCCATCCAGGTTAGCCGAGCCATGACTTCAAACCATCTGAAAACAGGCCTCCCCAATGTCTTTCAGGCACTTATGGGATTTGCTAGTTTATCTGTAAAGGGTATGGAGTCTGTTTGTAGTAATGTTACACCACCCCAGGAATGTTGTGATGATGCAACAGTGAGCTCTACTAATTGA